One segment of Castanea sativa cultivar Marrone di Chiusa Pesio chromosome 3, ASM4071231v1 DNA contains the following:
- the LOC142628127 gene encoding folate synthesis bifunctional protein, mitochondrial-like isoform X1, giving the protein MLGKFSTRGEDGANAVPNLGATPDMNILKQLVPTKHHFSGLTKHCRALRSSYLHSSTDASVEVYSPEQEVVIALGSNVGDRLDNFNNALELMNKLGINITRHACLYETAPAYVTDQPNFLNSAVRAVTKLGPHELLGVLKQIEKDMGRSSGIRYGPRPIDLDILFYGKFKVHSDILTIPHERIWERPFVMAPLMDLLGSSADCDTVTCWHSFSLLSGGLLEFWEKMGGESLVGKEGMKRVLPIKSGLWDWSQRTSVMGILNVTPDSFSDGGKFVSVEAAVTQARLMISEGADMIDIGAQSTRPMASRISTEEELDRLMPVLEAVAGMPEAEGKLISVDTFYSEVASEAVSKGAHLVNDVSAGQLDSNMLRVVAGLRVPYIAMHMRGEPHTMQNSENLQYDDVCKQIASEIYSRVKDAELSGIPAWRVIIDPGIGFSKKTEHNLDILVGLPNIRAEIARKSFGVSHAPMLIGPSRKKFLGQICSRIAADERDPATIACVTAGVLGGANIVRVHNVRDNADSVKVCDAMLKQRSTKNLS; this is encoded by the exons ATGTTGGGGAAATTTAGTACAAGAGGCGAAGATGGGGCTAATGCAGTTCCGAACCTGGGAG CCACTCCTGATATGAATATTTTGAAGCAGCTTGTGCCCACCAAACATCACTTCAGTGGTTTAACCAAGCATTGTAGAG CACTGCGTTCTTCCTACCTCCATTCATCCACAGATGCCTCAGTTGAAGTTTATTCTCCAGAGCAGGAGGTAGTGATTGCTTTGGGAAGCAATGTGGGAGACAGACTAGATAATTTTAATAATGCCTTGGAGTTGATGAACAAATTAGGCATAAATATTACAAGACATGCTTGTTTGTATGAAACAGCTCCAGCATATGTGACTGATCAGCCCAACTTTCTCAATTCTGCAGTCAGAGCCGTTACTAAACTCGGCCCACATGAATTACTGGGAGTGCTCAAGCAAATTGAAAAGGACATGGGTCGTTCCAGTGGTATAAGGTATGGTCCAAGGCCAATTGACTTGGATATATTGTTCTATGGAAAGTTCAAGGTCCACTCTGATATTCTTACCATACCCCATGAAAGAATTTGGGAGAGACCATTTGTAATGGCCCCTCTAATGGATTTATTGGGATCATCTGCTGATTGTGATACAGTTACTTGTTGGCATTCCTTTTCACTGCTATCAGGTGGACTTTTAGAGTTTTGGGAGAAAATGGGTGGTGAATCCCTTGTTGGAAAGGAAGGCATGAAAAGGGTTTTACCCATTAAAAGTGGTTTATGGGACTGGTCACAGAGAACCTCTGTCATGGGTATCCTTAATGTGACCCCAGATAGTTTTAGTGATGGAGGAAAGTTTGTCTCTGTGGAGGCTGCAGTTACCCAGGCCCGCTTGATGATTTCTGAAGGGGCTGATATGATCGATATTGGTGCTCAATCTACACGGCCAATGGCCTCTAGGATATCCACTGAAGAAGAATTAGATAGACTAATGCCTGTTTTAGAAGCTGTTGCAGGGATGCCAGAGGCAGAGGGAAAGCTCATATCAGTTGATACTTTCTATTCAGAAGTTGCTTCTGAAGCAGTCAGCAAAGGGGCTCATCTTGTAAACGATGTATCTGCTGGGCAATTAGATTCTAACATGCTTAGGGTGGTCGCTGGCCTTAGGGTTCCATATATTGCGATGCACATGAGAGGGGAACCACATACAATGCAAAATAGCGAAAACTTGCAGTATGATGATGTTTGTAAGCAGATAGCGTCTGAAATATACTCAAGGGTTAAGGATGCAGAATTATCAGGTATCCCAGCTTGGAGGGTAATTATTGACCCTGGAATTGGATTCTCAAAGAAAACTGAACACAATTTGGACATCCTAGTGGGATTACCAAACATCCGTGCCGAGATTGCAAGGAAAAGTTTTGGTGTCTCTCATGCTCCCATGCTGATTGGACCCTCCAGAAAGAaatttttaggtcaaatttgctCTCGAATTGCTGCAGATGAGAGAGATCCTGCCACTATTGCTTGTGTCACTGCCGGTGTTTTGGGTGGAGCAAATATTGTACGAGTACATAATGTAAGAGACAATGCAGACTCTGTGAAGGTCTGTGATGCAATGCTGAAACAGAGGAGCACCAAAAATCTCTCTTGA
- the LOC142628127 gene encoding folate synthesis bifunctional protein, mitochondrial-like isoform X2 has product MNILKQLVPTKHHFSGLTKHCRALRSSYLHSSTDASVEVYSPEQEVVIALGSNVGDRLDNFNNALELMNKLGINITRHACLYETAPAYVTDQPNFLNSAVRAVTKLGPHELLGVLKQIEKDMGRSSGIRYGPRPIDLDILFYGKFKVHSDILTIPHERIWERPFVMAPLMDLLGSSADCDTVTCWHSFSLLSGGLLEFWEKMGGESLVGKEGMKRVLPIKSGLWDWSQRTSVMGILNVTPDSFSDGGKFVSVEAAVTQARLMISEGADMIDIGAQSTRPMASRISTEEELDRLMPVLEAVAGMPEAEGKLISVDTFYSEVASEAVSKGAHLVNDVSAGQLDSNMLRVVAGLRVPYIAMHMRGEPHTMQNSENLQYDDVCKQIASEIYSRVKDAELSGIPAWRVIIDPGIGFSKKTEHNLDILVGLPNIRAEIARKSFGVSHAPMLIGPSRKKFLGQICSRIAADERDPATIACVTAGVLGGANIVRVHNVRDNADSVKVCDAMLKQRSTKNLS; this is encoded by the exons ATGAATATTTTGAAGCAGCTTGTGCCCACCAAACATCACTTCAGTGGTTTAACCAAGCATTGTAGAG CACTGCGTTCTTCCTACCTCCATTCATCCACAGATGCCTCAGTTGAAGTTTATTCTCCAGAGCAGGAGGTAGTGATTGCTTTGGGAAGCAATGTGGGAGACAGACTAGATAATTTTAATAATGCCTTGGAGTTGATGAACAAATTAGGCATAAATATTACAAGACATGCTTGTTTGTATGAAACAGCTCCAGCATATGTGACTGATCAGCCCAACTTTCTCAATTCTGCAGTCAGAGCCGTTACTAAACTCGGCCCACATGAATTACTGGGAGTGCTCAAGCAAATTGAAAAGGACATGGGTCGTTCCAGTGGTATAAGGTATGGTCCAAGGCCAATTGACTTGGATATATTGTTCTATGGAAAGTTCAAGGTCCACTCTGATATTCTTACCATACCCCATGAAAGAATTTGGGAGAGACCATTTGTAATGGCCCCTCTAATGGATTTATTGGGATCATCTGCTGATTGTGATACAGTTACTTGTTGGCATTCCTTTTCACTGCTATCAGGTGGACTTTTAGAGTTTTGGGAGAAAATGGGTGGTGAATCCCTTGTTGGAAAGGAAGGCATGAAAAGGGTTTTACCCATTAAAAGTGGTTTATGGGACTGGTCACAGAGAACCTCTGTCATGGGTATCCTTAATGTGACCCCAGATAGTTTTAGTGATGGAGGAAAGTTTGTCTCTGTGGAGGCTGCAGTTACCCAGGCCCGCTTGATGATTTCTGAAGGGGCTGATATGATCGATATTGGTGCTCAATCTACACGGCCAATGGCCTCTAGGATATCCACTGAAGAAGAATTAGATAGACTAATGCCTGTTTTAGAAGCTGTTGCAGGGATGCCAGAGGCAGAGGGAAAGCTCATATCAGTTGATACTTTCTATTCAGAAGTTGCTTCTGAAGCAGTCAGCAAAGGGGCTCATCTTGTAAACGATGTATCTGCTGGGCAATTAGATTCTAACATGCTTAGGGTGGTCGCTGGCCTTAGGGTTCCATATATTGCGATGCACATGAGAGGGGAACCACATACAATGCAAAATAGCGAAAACTTGCAGTATGATGATGTTTGTAAGCAGATAGCGTCTGAAATATACTCAAGGGTTAAGGATGCAGAATTATCAGGTATCCCAGCTTGGAGGGTAATTATTGACCCTGGAATTGGATTCTCAAAGAAAACTGAACACAATTTGGACATCCTAGTGGGATTACCAAACATCCGTGCCGAGATTGCAAGGAAAAGTTTTGGTGTCTCTCATGCTCCCATGCTGATTGGACCCTCCAGAAAGAaatttttaggtcaaatttgctCTCGAATTGCTGCAGATGAGAGAGATCCTGCCACTATTGCTTGTGTCACTGCCGGTGTTTTGGGTGGAGCAAATATTGTACGAGTACATAATGTAAGAGACAATGCAGACTCTGTGAAGGTCTGTGATGCAATGCTGAAACAGAGGAGCACCAAAAATCTCTCTTGA
- the LOC142629241 gene encoding uncharacterized protein LOC142629241: MREFGVQESWTKQTVVEPPLGIKRPLGFVKSRELLLRIQSEIGNPYGDPFDVDEEEEEEDEVRVVEKSPPQTLGKRKPRGKDVDIDMGQIRGKKKIKSYFAPRTTPGAQPSIRSALATKAMIDNAKMNVARWWYHSNVPFYASQSPYYQPMIDSIASIGAGFKGPSFYELRGPLLRNVVHEVNEFLLDIKNDWKVYGCSVMSDGWTNQKQQPIMNFLVYCPRGAMFLKSIDTSGLTKDAETLFNIFDSVVQEIGVEYIVQLITDNASAYKKAGKKLQLKYGTLFWSPCAAHCIDLMLENIVNPKWFPLVDEAIKKAKKITKFIYNHGVVLDLMRQDFTNGRELCRPAITRFATNFLSLQSMLRFKKELRQMFTSDKWLSCPHAKTAVGKEISKIVLEDYSFWSQCAHIVKVSEPLVRVLRFVDGDEKPAMGYLYEAMDKAKEEIKRRLKNKVSLYGHYIRVIDARWDKQLHSPLHAAGCFLNPAIYFRPSFKRQNEVQ, encoded by the coding sequence agGATTCAGTCAGAAATTGGGAACCCATATGGTGATCCATTTGATGttgatgaggaggaggaggaggaggatgaggTTAGGGTTGTTGAAAAGAGTCCCCCTCAAACATTAGGTAAACGAAAACCTAGGGGAAAGGATGTTGACATTGATATGGGTCAAAtaagaggaaagaagaaaattaagagTTATTTTGCTCCTAGAACAACCCCTGGTGCTCAACCCTCTATAAGAAGTGCTTTGGCTACAAAAGCAATGATTGATAATGCAAAAATGAATGTGGCAAGATGGTGGTATCATTCTAATGTACCCTTCTATGCATCTCAATCACCCTATTATCAACCTATGATAGATTCCATTGCTTCTATTGGGGCGGGATTTAAGGGGCCTTCTTTTTATGAGTTAAGGGGACCCCTTTTGAGAAATGTTGTGCATGAAGTTAATGAATTTTTGTTAGATATAAAAAATGATTGGAAAGTATATGGATGTTCAGTGATGTCTGATGGGTGGACAAATCAAAAACAGCAaccaataatgaattttttggtGTATTGTCCAAGGGGTGCCATGTTCTTGAAATCTATTGACACTTCAGGCCTTACAAAGGATGCTGAAACGTTGTTCAATATATTTGATTCTGTTGTTCAAGAAATTGGCGTGGAATATATTGTGCAATTGATTACAGATAATGCTTCTGCCTATAAAAAAGCTGGAAAAAAATTGCAGCTGAagtatggtactttattttggTCTCCTTGTGCAGCTCATTGCATAGACTTGATGTTGGAGAATATTGTTAATCCTAAGTGGTTCCCTCTTGTTGATGAAGCAATTAAGAAGGcaaaaaagataacaaagttCATTTACAACCATGGAGTTGTTTTAGACTTGATGAGGCAAGATTTTACAAATGGAAGAGAGTTATGTCGTCCTGCAATTACAAGGTTTGCCACTAACTTCTTAAGTCTACAAAGCATGCTAAGGTTCAAAAAAGAGCTTAGACAAATGTTCACTAGTGATAAATGGCTTTCATGCCCCCATGCTAAGACCGCCGTTGGGAAGGagattagtaaaattgttttagaaGATTATTCATTTTGGTCTCAATGCGCGCACATAGTGAAAGTTAGTGAGCCTTTAGTTAGAGTACTTCGTTTTGTTGATGGGGATGAGAAACCTGCTATGGGGTACTTGTATGAAGCAATGGACAAAGCAAAAgaggaaataaaaagaaggttaaagaacaaagtttctttGTATGGACATTATATTAGAGTTATTGATGCTAGATGGGACAAACAACTTCATAGTCCTTTGCATGCAGCAGGTTGCTTTCTTAACCCTGCAATTTACTTTAGGCCTTCATTTAAAAGGCAAAATGAAGTTCAATGA